The following is a genomic window from Longimicrobiaceae bacterium.
GAAACACCGCCAGCAGCTTCGGCGACATGGACCCGGAGGAGTTCCGCCGCCACGCGCACGGCGTGGTGGACTGGATCGCCGACTACTTCCGCGACGTGGAGAAGTACCCGGTGCTCGCGCAGGTCTCGCCCGGCGAGACCGCGGCGAAGCTGCCGGTGGAGGCGCCCGAGCGCCCGGAGCCGATGTCGGAGATCCTGCGGGACTTCGACCGGACCGTCATGCCCGGGATCACGCACTGGAACCACCCGGACTTCTTCGCCTACTTCGCCATCACCGGCTCCGCTCCCGGCGTCCTGGGCGAGATGCTGGCCGCGGCGCTGAACGTCAACGCCATGGTGTGGCGCACCGGCCCCTCGCCCACGGAGCTGGAGGAGCGCTCGCTCGACTGGCTCCGGCAGATGATGGGGCTCCCGGCGGAGTTCCGGGGGCACATCCAGGACACCGCCTCCATCTCCTCCCTCACCGCCATCGCCACGGCGCGCGAGGAGGCCGGGTTGCGCATCCGCGAGGAGGGGATGAGCGGGCGCGACCTCCCCCGGCTCCGGCTCTACTGCTCGGAGGAGGCGCACTCCTCGATCGAGAAGGCGGGCGTCACGCTCGGGATCGGCCGCACCGGGACGCGCCGCATCCCCACCGACGACGAGTTCCGCATGGACCCGGCCGCGCTGGAGGCCGCCGTCGCGGAGGACGTCGCGGCGGGGTGGCGGCCGTTCTGCGTGGTGGCGACGGTGGGGACCACCTCCACCACCAGCGTCGACCCCGTCCCCGCCATCGCGGACGTGGCGGAGCGGCACGGGCTCTGGCTGCACGTGGACGCCGCCTACGCCGGGGCCGCGGCGGTCGCGGAGGAGATGCGCTGGATCCTGGACGGGTGCGGGCGCGCCGACTCGCTGGTGGTGAACCCGCACAAGTGGCTCTTCGTCCCGGTGGACTGCTCCGCGCTCTTCGTGCGGCGCCCCGAGCGGGTGGCGCACGCCTTCTCCATCCTCCCGGAGTACCTCGTCACCCCCGAGGGCGGCGCCGCCGTCAACCTGATGGACTACGGACCCGCGCTGGGGCGCCGCTTCCGCGCGCTCAAGCTGTGGATGACGCTGCGGTACTTCGGGCGGGAGGGGATCGCCGCACGGATCCGGGAGCACTGCCGCCTGGCCCGGGAGTTCGCCGCCCGGGTGGACGAGTCGCCGGAGTGGGAGCGGCTCGCGCCCGTCCCCTTCAGCACGGTCGTCTTCCGCTTCCGCCCGCCCGGCGCGGCGGAGGCGGAGGTGGACCAGTACAACGAGCGCATCCTGGAGCGGGTGAACGCCACCGGGGAGGCGTTCCTGTCGCACACGCGCGTCCGCGGCCGCTACGCGCTGCGGCTCGCCGTCGGGAACCTCCGCACCACCGGGGAGCACGTGGCGCGGGCCTGGCGGCTTCTGCGCGAGGCGTCCGCAAACGTGTGATCATGCGCCGACACCGGGTTGACCGGTGCCGGCGCCCCCGGCATCTTCCGGCACCCCCGCACATCCGGTCCGCGGTCCCCCCACCCTCCGTTCCTCCGTGCACGCTGCCCCCCGG
Proteins encoded in this region:
- a CDS encoding pyridoxal-dependent decarboxylase, coding for MSDTRNTASSFGDMDPEEFRRHAHGVVDWIADYFRDVEKYPVLAQVSPGETAAKLPVEAPERPEPMSEILRDFDRTVMPGITHWNHPDFFAYFAITGSAPGVLGEMLAAALNVNAMVWRTGPSPTELEERSLDWLRQMMGLPAEFRGHIQDTASISSLTAIATAREEAGLRIREEGMSGRDLPRLRLYCSEEAHSSIEKAGVTLGIGRTGTRRIPTDDEFRMDPAALEAAVAEDVAAGWRPFCVVATVGTTSTTSVDPVPAIADVAERHGLWLHVDAAYAGAAAVAEEMRWILDGCGRADSLVVNPHKWLFVPVDCSALFVRRPERVAHAFSILPEYLVTPEGGAAVNLMDYGPALGRRFRALKLWMTLRYFGREGIAARIREHCRLAREFAARVDESPEWERLAPVPFSTVVFRFRPPGAAEAEVDQYNERILERVNATGEAFLSHTRVRGRYALRLAVGNLRTTGEHVARAWRLLREASANV